From the Micromonospora sediminicola genome, one window contains:
- a CDS encoding carbohydrate kinase family protein, with amino-acid sequence MVDLLVIGGLGVDVRARVPALPLPAADSLTVPPVELRIGNTGAGVALAAHALGLRVTLVDVLGADPAGDVVRAALARTSVRTVLVDAPAGTRRSVNLVDPAGRRMSLYDPRPWSGPAPFPPAELAALVAGAAHVHVSIMDWARDALPVLRAATSLSTDLHDWDGDNDYHRPFAEAADLVFVSDVKLGERAGKEAAALAPRTVLVTGGSAGATLYAPDAPPAHVPAAEPPAPVVDTNGAGDAFAAGLIAARLRGAAPLDAARYAARVAAAACTHDGMEYPDGLLPRR; translated from the coding sequence ATGGTCGACCTCCTCGTGATCGGCGGACTCGGCGTGGACGTCCGCGCCCGGGTGCCCGCCCTGCCGCTGCCCGCCGCCGACTCGCTGACCGTGCCCCCGGTCGAGCTGCGGATCGGCAACACGGGCGCCGGGGTGGCCCTGGCCGCGCACGCGCTCGGCCTCCGGGTGACGCTCGTCGACGTGCTGGGCGCCGACCCGGCCGGCGACGTGGTCCGGGCGGCGCTGGCCCGTACCTCGGTGCGGACCGTGCTGGTCGACGCGCCCGCCGGCACCCGCCGTTCGGTGAACCTGGTCGACCCGGCGGGCCGGCGGATGTCGCTCTACGACCCGCGGCCCTGGTCCGGTCCGGCGCCGTTCCCGCCGGCGGAGCTGGCGGCGCTGGTCGCCGGCGCGGCCCACGTGCACGTGTCGATCATGGACTGGGCCCGGGACGCGCTGCCGGTGCTGCGCGCCGCCACCTCCCTCTCCACCGACCTGCACGACTGGGACGGCGACAACGACTACCACCGGCCCTTCGCCGAGGCCGCCGACCTGGTCTTCGTCAGTGACGTCAAGCTGGGCGAGCGGGCCGGCAAGGAGGCGGCCGCGCTGGCGCCGCGCACGGTCCTGGTCACCGGTGGGTCCGCCGGCGCGACGCTGTACGCCCCGGACGCCCCGCCGGCACACGTGCCCGCGGCCGAGCCGCCGGCGCCGGTGGTGGACACCAACGGCGCCGGGGACGCCTTCGCCGCCGGCCTGATCGCCGCCCGGCTGCGCGGCGCCGCCCCGCTCGACGCGGCCCGGTACGCCGCCCGGGTGGCCGCCGCGGCGTGCACCCACGACGGGATGGAGTATCCGGACGGGCTGCTCCCGAGGCGCTGA
- a CDS encoding phosphotransferase family protein, whose amino-acid sequence MTGPSKTRLHWHELPAHVRTAIETILDDRVVAAESQPGGFSPGTADRVRTARGGRAFVKAVSPAQNDRSPDMHRAEARIAAALPADAPAPRLLGSHDDGDWIALVFADVEGRHPVTPWDAGELDAALSTLEAMAAALTPAPSAATATATERLATDFGGWRRIAEDPPADLDPWARARLSDLCAAADHGLTALTGDTLCHLDVRADNLLLGPDGTVTVVDWPWACRGPAWLDTLLTVVNVQVYGGHDPDELLATRPLTAHVDPTDLTGVLAGLTGFFLDGARQPPPPGIPTVRAFQRLQGDALLPWLARRLDGPAH is encoded by the coding sequence GTGACCGGCCCGAGCAAGACCCGACTCCACTGGCACGAGCTGCCGGCCCACGTCCGCACAGCGATCGAGACCATTCTCGACGACCGGGTGGTGGCGGCGGAGTCGCAGCCGGGCGGCTTCTCCCCCGGCACCGCCGACCGCGTCCGCACCGCGCGCGGCGGCCGGGCCTTCGTCAAGGCGGTCAGCCCGGCGCAGAACGACCGCAGCCCCGACATGCACCGCGCCGAGGCCCGGATCGCCGCCGCCCTGCCCGCCGACGCGCCGGCACCCCGCCTGCTCGGCAGCCACGACGACGGTGACTGGATCGCGCTGGTCTTCGCCGACGTCGAGGGTCGGCACCCGGTCACCCCGTGGGACGCCGGCGAGCTGGACGCCGCGCTGTCCACGCTGGAGGCGATGGCCGCGGCACTCACCCCGGCCCCCTCCGCCGCGACCGCCACCGCCACCGAGCGGCTCGCGACCGACTTCGGCGGCTGGCGGCGGATCGCCGAGGACCCGCCCGCCGACCTGGATCCGTGGGCCCGGGCCCGCCTGTCCGACCTGTGCGCCGCCGCCGACCACGGCCTCACCGCGCTGACCGGCGACACGCTCTGCCACCTCGACGTACGCGCCGACAACCTGCTGCTCGGCCCGGACGGCACGGTGACGGTCGTCGACTGGCCCTGGGCCTGTCGCGGCCCGGCCTGGCTGGACACCCTGCTCACCGTGGTCAACGTCCAGGTGTACGGCGGGCACGACCCGGACGAGCTGCTGGCCACCCGCCCGCTGACCGCGCACGTCGACCCGACCGACCTGACCGGCGTCCTGGCCGGCCTCACCGGGTTCTTCCTCGACGGCGCCCGCCAACCGCCGCCACCCGGCATCCCGACCGTCCGGGCGTTCCAGCGGTTGCAGGGCGACGCGCTGCTGCCCTGGCTGGCCCGCCGGCTGGACGGGCCGGCGCACTGA
- a CDS encoding DinB family protein, giving the protein MANSTIDPALGPVLARTGDERAILDAFLDFHRATVLRKARGLADADARRRLVPSLTTLAGLLKHLTLVEGNWFGRLFAPEPGDVYLTSQEEADASFTLGPADTVEALTVAYEAACDRSRAIAARFDLEHVVPHPQLGEVSLRWVLVHLIEETARHAGHADILRELTDGETGAI; this is encoded by the coding sequence ATGGCGAACTCGACGATCGACCCGGCACTCGGTCCGGTCCTCGCCCGCACGGGCGACGAACGGGCGATCCTCGACGCGTTCCTCGACTTCCACCGCGCCACCGTGCTGCGCAAGGCACGCGGCCTCGCCGACGCCGACGCCCGCCGGCGCCTGGTGCCCTCGCTGACCACCCTGGCCGGGCTGCTCAAGCACCTGACCCTGGTCGAGGGCAACTGGTTCGGCCGGTTGTTCGCCCCCGAGCCGGGCGACGTCTACCTGACCTCGCAGGAGGAGGCCGACGCCAGCTTCACGCTCGGCCCGGCCGACACGGTCGAGGCGCTCACCGTGGCCTACGAGGCGGCCTGCGACCGGTCCCGGGCCATCGCCGCCCGGTTCGACCTCGAGCACGTGGTGCCGCACCCGCAGCTCGGCGAGGTGTCGCTGCGCTGGGTGCTGGTCCACCTGATCGAGGAGACCGCCCGGCACGCCGGCCACGCCGACATCCTGCGCGAGCTGACCGACGGCGAGACCGGCGCGATCTGA
- a CDS encoding alpha/beta fold hydrolase: protein MGYVDVGGRQVWYEVHGAGRPLVLLHGGYGSTETFAPVRPALAARRRLIAVDLQGHGRTPDADRPLRHESMADDLAALLRRLDLPAVDLLGYSLGGGVALRTAIQHPTLVRRLVVVSAPCRRRGWYPEALAAMSAHDERAAERMRGTPAYERYARVAPRPQDWPTLWAKSGDLLRRDYDWSAEVAALPMPVLLVFADADAIPTSHVAEFYGLLGGGRRDPGGDGSDRPASRLAVLPGLTHREVVASPALPAAVLPFLTHTVRAPG from the coding sequence GTGGGCTACGTGGACGTGGGCGGGCGGCAGGTCTGGTACGAGGTGCACGGTGCCGGCCGGCCGCTGGTGCTCCTGCACGGCGGCTACGGCTCGACCGAGACGTTCGCGCCGGTCCGGCCCGCGTTGGCCGCGCGCCGGCGGCTGATCGCGGTCGACCTCCAGGGACACGGCCGGACCCCCGACGCGGACCGGCCGCTGCGCCACGAGTCGATGGCCGACGACCTGGCCGCCCTGCTGCGCCGGCTCGACCTGCCCGCCGTCGACCTGCTCGGCTACTCGCTCGGCGGCGGGGTGGCGCTGCGCACCGCGATCCAGCACCCCACCCTGGTCCGCCGCCTCGTCGTGGTCTCCGCGCCGTGCCGGCGGCGCGGCTGGTATCCGGAGGCGCTGGCCGCGATGTCCGCCCACGACGAGCGGGCCGCCGAGCGCATGCGCGGCACCCCGGCGTACGAGCGGTACGCGCGGGTCGCGCCCCGACCGCAGGACTGGCCCACGCTCTGGGCCAAGAGCGGTGACCTGCTGCGCCGCGACTACGACTGGTCGGCCGAGGTGGCCGCGCTGCCGATGCCGGTGCTGCTGGTCTTCGCCGACGCCGACGCGATCCCCACGAGCCACGTGGCCGAGTTCTACGGCCTGCTCGGCGGTGGGCGCCGCGACCCGGGCGGCGACGGGTCCGACCGTCCCGCGTCCCGGCTGGCCGTGCTGCCCGGGCTCACCCACCGGGAGGTGGTCGCGTCGCCGGCGCTGCCGGCGGCGGTGCTGCCCTTCCTCACCCACACCGTCCGCGCCCCCGGATGA
- a CDS encoding MarR family winged helix-turn-helix transcriptional regulator — protein sequence MGPTRTTPDLSFLLDHTSHVLRTRMAAALAEIGLTARMHCVLVHALPEERTQIQLAEIGDMDKTTMVVTVDALEQAGLAVRRPSSTDRRARIIAVTEEGARVAERSQEIVDRVHAEALASLPDDEREVLVRALERLAADHLATPAQNPRPVRRARQ from the coding sequence ATGGGCCCGACGCGTACCACCCCGGACCTGTCCTTCCTGCTCGACCACACCAGCCACGTGCTGCGCACCCGGATGGCCGCGGCCCTGGCCGAGATCGGGTTGACCGCCCGGATGCACTGCGTGCTGGTGCACGCGCTGCCCGAGGAGCGCACCCAGATCCAGCTCGCCGAGATCGGCGACATGGACAAGACCACCATGGTGGTGACCGTGGACGCGCTGGAGCAGGCCGGGCTGGCCGTCCGCCGCCCGTCGAGCACCGACCGGCGGGCGCGGATCATCGCGGTGACCGAGGAGGGCGCCCGGGTGGCCGAGCGCAGCCAGGAGATCGTCGACCGGGTGCACGCCGAGGCGTTGGCCAGTCTGCCCGACGACGAGCGGGAGGTCCTCGTCCGCGCGCTGGAGCGACTGGCCGCCGACCACCTGGCCACCCCGGCGCAGAATCCCCGACCGGTACGCCGCGCACGCCAGTAG
- a CDS encoding polysaccharide pyruvyl transferase family protein, with protein sequence MPDRTGLTIGVLGSYGGRNLGDEAILTGLLADLRQHEPNARIIVFSRNPAHTALAHPDVEAVPWEGVSRVDSSQVLNQLDLLILGGGGILYDKEARRYLRVVRVAQERGLPLLTYAVGVGPLTDGMDTGMVRETLAQAVEVTVRDQESRMVLEEAGLVNPITVTADPAFLLEPEEFPAQWLREEGVPAGARLVGLSVREPGRAAERLDVDGYHRLLAQIGDFLVHRIDAYVLFVPMERDDIRHSHGVLSHMIAADRGRILHGDYRPAQILGLMRHFDLAVGMRLHFLIFAAMMNTPFLPLPYAGKVFDLAQRLGVPALRGVEREVEGPLLAEVDRLWDERAARADETARRVAEVCDQARGTSQVTRSVLDSIRARALTPAA encoded by the coding sequence ATGCCGGATCGCACCGGACTGACCATCGGCGTGCTCGGTTCGTACGGCGGTCGCAACCTCGGCGACGAGGCGATCCTCACGGGTCTCCTGGCCGACCTGCGCCAGCACGAGCCGAACGCGCGGATCATCGTCTTCTCCCGCAACCCGGCGCACACCGCGCTGGCGCACCCCGACGTCGAGGCGGTGCCGTGGGAGGGCGTCAGCCGGGTCGACTCCTCCCAGGTGCTCAATCAGCTCGACCTGCTCATCCTGGGCGGCGGCGGCATCCTCTACGACAAGGAGGCCCGGCGCTACCTGCGGGTGGTCCGGGTCGCCCAGGAACGGGGGCTGCCCCTGCTCACCTACGCGGTCGGCGTCGGCCCGCTCACCGACGGCATGGACACCGGCATGGTACGCGAGACGCTGGCGCAGGCGGTCGAGGTGACCGTCCGCGACCAGGAGTCGCGGATGGTGCTGGAGGAGGCCGGCCTGGTCAACCCGATCACCGTGACCGCCGACCCGGCGTTCCTGCTGGAACCCGAGGAGTTCCCGGCGCAGTGGCTGCGCGAGGAGGGCGTGCCGGCCGGTGCCCGGCTCGTCGGCCTGAGCGTGCGGGAACCGGGCCGCGCCGCGGAACGGCTCGACGTCGACGGCTACCACCGGCTGCTCGCCCAGATCGGCGACTTCCTGGTGCACCGGATCGACGCGTACGTCCTCTTCGTGCCGATGGAGCGCGACGACATCCGGCACTCGCACGGGGTGCTGTCGCACATGATCGCCGCCGACCGGGGCCGGATCCTGCACGGCGACTACCGGCCGGCGCAGATCCTCGGCCTGATGCGCCACTTCGACCTGGCGGTCGGCATGCGGCTGCACTTCCTGATCTTCGCCGCCATGATGAACACGCCGTTCCTGCCGCTGCCGTACGCCGGCAAGGTCTTCGACCTGGCCCAGCGGCTCGGCGTACCGGCGCTGCGTGGCGTGGAACGGGAGGTGGAGGGCCCGTTGCTGGCCGAGGTGGACCGGCTGTGGGACGAGCGGGCGGCCCGGGCCGACGAGACCGCCCGGCGGGTGGCCGAGGTGTGCGACCAGGCGCGGGGCACCTCGCAGGTGACCCGCAGCGTGCTGGACAGCATCCGGGCCCGGGCGCTGACCCCGGCGGCCTGA
- a CDS encoding DEAD/DEAH box helicase: MLVIHGLWLPGAGLALWAEDGTLPARAPRRPGRVPRERPHPFAADHATLAAALDGPPGEPVSVLLGLPTRAGSPVDSPELVRAAVEEPVRGPVTRAGWRVPALAYAPDDAYALLRAGWPGPVGASLRHLGELADFAADLVTRGRVLPGVVDAYPGGGRPASGRRADGPGGAVPGGPLSTALAAPGGSAPGRQASAAVRAGGGRGLRVVAETDVATALAVWRPLLTGTDAAWARDLALALPPATRAAREWQPEAAGAPVVAPATTGAPTAAGAGAGELVAEALDALVDAAARVALADTRLHRGMRPGGPVPRWLAALTGPERAFPAEPAALETLRAELDAWQRDAAGGAVRGTFRLVEPAVDPVAELVEGATWRVEFGLHPADEPGLVVDAGHIWQRPAPALAARGVDPQETLLAELGRASRLWPELEAALRSAAPEGMELDAEGAHRFLREGAHRFLREGAPVLHAAGFGVLLPSWWRRSSSRLGARLRARSRTAPGAVATTTGGLGLDALVDYRWEVALGDQPLTAEELASLADLKSPLVRLRGRWVELDAQRLEAGLRLLRSSGELTVADLLRMGLSGDDRAGELPVLDVVADGALGELLAGEAERRLTPADPPPGFAGTLRPYQRRGLAWLAFLQSLGLGGILADDMGLGKTVQLLALLAGDPPEVGPTLLVCPMSLVGNWQREAAKFAPGLRVHVHHGAERARGDGFADAVRQADLVLTTYSVAARDAFELAGVDWHRVVVDEAQAIKNAATRQAEAVRSLPARHRVAVTGTPVENRLADLWSIMQFANPGLLGPAATFRKRFAEPIERHGDAEVAERLRRITGPFVLRRLKTDPSIITDLPEKLEMEVVCNLTAEQAALYRAVVDDMMAKIESSDGIERRGLVLATMTRLKQVCNHPAQLLHDGSALVGRSGKLERLDEIVDEVLAAGEKALLFTQYAEFGGMLRGHLSARTGREVLLLHGGVGKAERDAMVTRFQSPDGPPLFVLSLKAGGTGLTLTAANHVVHVDRWWNPAVEDQATDRAFRIGQHRRVQVRKFVCAGTVEEKVAAMIADKRSLARSVVGSGEQWVTELSTATLRELFTLESGAVVE, translated from the coding sequence GTGCTGGTCATCCACGGGCTGTGGCTGCCCGGCGCCGGGCTCGCCCTGTGGGCCGAGGACGGCACGCTGCCGGCCCGGGCGCCCCGCCGACCCGGCCGCGTGCCGCGCGAACGACCGCACCCGTTCGCCGCCGACCACGCCACGCTCGCCGCCGCGCTCGACGGGCCGCCGGGCGAGCCGGTCTCCGTCCTGCTCGGCCTGCCCACCCGCGCCGGCTCGCCGGTCGACTCGCCCGAACTGGTCCGGGCCGCCGTCGAGGAGCCGGTCCGCGGCCCGGTCACCCGCGCCGGCTGGCGGGTGCCCGCCCTGGCGTACGCCCCGGACGACGCGTACGCGCTGCTGCGCGCGGGGTGGCCCGGCCCGGTCGGGGCAAGCCTGCGCCACCTGGGTGAGCTGGCCGACTTCGCCGCCGACCTGGTGACGCGGGGTCGGGTGCTGCCGGGCGTCGTCGACGCGTACCCCGGGGGTGGGCGGCCGGCGTCCGGCCGACGGGCCGACGGGCCGGGCGGCGCGGTTCCCGGCGGGCCGCTGTCGACGGCGCTCGCGGCCCCGGGCGGGTCGGCGCCCGGACGGCAGGCGTCGGCGGCGGTCCGGGCCGGGGGCGGGCGAGGGCTGCGGGTGGTGGCCGAGACCGACGTGGCGACCGCGCTCGCGGTCTGGCGGCCGCTGCTCACCGGCACCGACGCGGCGTGGGCCCGCGACCTGGCACTGGCCCTGCCCCCGGCGACGCGGGCGGCCCGCGAGTGGCAGCCGGAGGCCGCGGGCGCGCCCGTGGTCGCCCCGGCGACGACAGGCGCGCCCACCGCAGCCGGTGCGGGGGCGGGGGAGCTGGTCGCGGAGGCGCTGGACGCGCTGGTCGACGCCGCCGCGCGGGTGGCCCTGGCCGACACCCGGCTGCACCGGGGGATGCGCCCCGGCGGGCCGGTGCCGCGCTGGCTGGCCGCGCTCACCGGCCCGGAGCGCGCTTTTCCCGCCGAGCCGGCCGCGCTGGAGACGCTGCGGGCCGAGCTGGACGCGTGGCAGCGCGACGCCGCCGGCGGCGCGGTACGGGGCACGTTCCGCCTGGTCGAACCGGCCGTCGATCCGGTCGCCGAACTGGTCGAGGGTGCCACCTGGCGGGTGGAGTTCGGCCTGCACCCGGCCGACGAGCCGGGGCTGGTGGTCGACGCCGGGCACATCTGGCAGCGACCCGCGCCCGCGCTCGCCGCACGGGGCGTGGACCCGCAGGAGACGCTGCTGGCCGAGCTGGGCCGGGCCAGCCGGCTCTGGCCGGAGCTGGAGGCCGCGCTGCGCTCCGCCGCCCCCGAGGGAATGGAGCTGGACGCCGAGGGCGCGCACCGGTTCCTGCGCGAGGGCGCGCACCGGTTCCTGCGCGAGGGCGCGCCGGTGCTGCACGCGGCCGGGTTCGGGGTGCTGCTGCCGTCCTGGTGGCGGCGTTCCTCGTCCCGGCTCGGCGCGCGGCTGCGGGCGCGCAGCCGCACCGCTCCCGGCGCGGTGGCCACCACCACCGGCGGCCTCGGGCTGGACGCGCTCGTCGACTACCGCTGGGAGGTGGCGCTCGGCGACCAGCCGTTGACCGCCGAGGAGCTGGCCTCGCTGGCCGACCTGAAGTCGCCGCTGGTCCGGCTGCGCGGCCGGTGGGTCGAGCTGGACGCGCAGCGCCTGGAGGCCGGGCTCCGGCTGCTCCGCTCCTCGGGCGAGCTGACCGTGGCGGACCTGCTGCGGATGGGGCTCTCCGGCGACGACCGGGCCGGTGAGCTGCCGGTGCTCGACGTGGTCGCCGACGGGGCGCTGGGCGAGCTGCTGGCCGGCGAGGCGGAGCGGCGGCTCACCCCGGCCGACCCGCCGCCGGGCTTCGCCGGGACGCTGCGGCCGTACCAGCGGCGCGGGCTGGCCTGGCTGGCCTTCCTCCAGTCGCTCGGGTTGGGCGGGATCCTCGCCGACGACATGGGCCTGGGCAAGACCGTGCAGCTGCTCGCGCTGCTCGCCGGCGACCCGCCGGAGGTCGGGCCGACGCTGCTGGTCTGCCCGATGTCGCTGGTCGGCAACTGGCAGCGGGAGGCGGCGAAGTTCGCGCCCGGCCTGCGCGTGCACGTGCACCACGGCGCCGAACGCGCCCGGGGCGACGGCTTCGCGGACGCCGTGCGGCAGGCTGACCTGGTGCTCACCACGTACTCGGTGGCCGCCCGGGACGCGTTCGAGCTGGCCGGCGTCGACTGGCACCGGGTGGTGGTGGACGAGGCGCAGGCGATCAAGAACGCCGCGACCCGGCAGGCCGAGGCGGTCCGGTCGCTGCCCGCGCGGCACCGGGTCGCGGTCACCGGTACGCCGGTGGAGAACCGGCTCGCCGACCTCTGGTCCATCATGCAGTTCGCGAATCCGGGTCTGCTCGGCCCGGCGGCGACGTTCCGCAAGCGCTTCGCCGAGCCGATCGAGCGGCACGGGGACGCCGAGGTGGCCGAGCGGCTGCGCCGGATCACCGGCCCGTTCGTGCTGCGCCGGCTCAAGACCGACCCGTCGATCATCACGGACCTGCCGGAGAAACTGGAGATGGAGGTGGTCTGCAACCTCACCGCCGAGCAGGCCGCGCTCTACCGGGCCGTGGTCGACGACATGATGGCGAAGATCGAGTCCAGCGACGGGATCGAGCGCCGGGGGCTGGTGCTGGCCACCATGACCCGGCTCAAGCAGGTCTGCAACCATCCCGCCCAGCTGCTGCACGACGGGTCCGCGCTGGTCGGCCGCTCCGGCAAGCTGGAACGCCTCGACGAGATCGTCGACGAGGTGCTCGCGGCGGGAGAGAAGGCGCTGCTGTTCACCCAGTACGCCGAGTTCGGCGGCATGCTGCGCGGGCACCTGTCGGCGCGTACCGGCCGGGAGGTGCTGCTGCTGCACGGCGGCGTCGGCAAGGCCGAACGGGACGCGATGGTGACCCGGTTCCAGTCCCCGGACGGGCCGCCGCTGTTCGTGCTCTCCCTCAAGGCCGGCGGCACCGGCCTGACGCTCACCGCCGCCAACCACGTGGTGCACGTGGACCGGTGGTGGAACCCGGCGGTCGAGGACCAGGCCACCGACCGGGCGTTCCGGATCGGACAGCACCGTCGCGTCCAGGTCCGCAAGTTCGTCTGCGCCGGCACGGTGGAGGAGAAGGTGGCCGCGATGATCGCCGACAAGCGCAGCCTGGCGCGGTCGGTGGTGGGCAGCGGGGAGCAGTGGGTCACCGAGCTGTCCACCGCGACGCTGCGGGAGCTGTTCACGTTGGAGTCCGGGGCGGTGGTCGAGTGA
- a CDS encoding MFS transporter, with protein MSRGLALGVLATGALMTILDGSIVTIAMPAIQRDLDFTPTSLSWVVNAYLIAFGSLLLLAGRLGDLLGRRAMFLAGTALFTAASALAGVAGSPAVLVAARFLQGVGSAAATAVSLGILVTLFPGTAERARAIALFSFTGAAGAAIGQVAGGLITDAFGWHWIFLINLPIGLVTIALAARTLPADRGIGLAAGADVAGALLVTAGLVTGIYAVVTIERYGATSARTLGLGALAVALLAGFVLRQATARRPLMPLRILRSRGVAVANVVQVLTVAATFAFQVLVTLYLQQVLGYDATRTGLALLPAAVTIGAVSLGVSARLNGRFGERAVLVAGLVLLAAMFALLARVPADGSYLVDVLPVMLLAAGFGLVLPALTALGMSAARAEDAGLASGLFNTTQQLGMALGVAVLSTLAAARTADRVAHGDDRATALTSGFHLAFAVGAGLVVVAVVLAYALPRPRVTAGAAPAENADALAA; from the coding sequence ATGTCTCGCGGCCTCGCCCTCGGCGTGCTCGCCACCGGCGCTCTGATGACCATCCTCGACGGCAGCATCGTCACCATCGCGATGCCCGCCATCCAGCGCGACCTGGACTTCACCCCGACGAGCCTCAGCTGGGTGGTCAACGCCTACCTGATCGCGTTCGGCAGCCTGCTCCTGCTCGCCGGCCGCCTCGGTGACCTGCTCGGCCGCCGCGCGATGTTCCTGGCCGGCACCGCGCTGTTCACCGCGGCCTCGGCGCTGGCCGGCGTGGCCGGCTCCCCCGCCGTGCTGGTCGCCGCCCGGTTCCTGCAGGGCGTCGGCAGCGCGGCGGCGACCGCGGTGAGCCTCGGCATCCTGGTCACGCTCTTTCCCGGCACCGCCGAGCGGGCCCGGGCGATCGCCCTGTTCAGCTTCACCGGCGCCGCCGGCGCCGCCATCGGTCAGGTCGCCGGCGGCCTGATCACCGACGCGTTCGGCTGGCACTGGATCTTCCTGATCAACCTACCGATCGGCCTGGTCACGATCGCGCTCGCCGCCCGCACGCTGCCGGCCGACCGGGGCATCGGTCTCGCCGCCGGCGCCGACGTGGCCGGCGCGCTGCTGGTCACCGCCGGCCTGGTGACCGGCATCTACGCGGTGGTCACGATCGAGCGGTACGGGGCGACGTCCGCCCGCACCCTCGGCCTGGGCGCCCTCGCCGTCGCCCTGCTCGCCGGCTTCGTGCTGCGGCAGGCGACCGCGCGCCGGCCGCTGATGCCGCTGCGGATCCTCCGCTCCCGCGGCGTCGCCGTGGCGAACGTGGTCCAGGTCCTCACCGTCGCCGCGACGTTCGCGTTCCAGGTCCTGGTCACGCTCTACCTCCAGCAGGTGCTCGGCTACGACGCCACCCGCACCGGGCTGGCCCTGCTGCCGGCGGCGGTGACGATCGGCGCGGTGTCGCTCGGCGTCTCCGCCCGGCTCAACGGACGCTTCGGCGAGCGGGCCGTGCTGGTGGCCGGGCTCGTCCTGCTCGCCGCCATGTTCGCGCTGCTGGCCCGGGTGCCGGCGGACGGGAGCTACCTCGTCGACGTGCTGCCGGTGATGCTGCTCGCCGCCGGGTTCGGTCTGGTGCTGCCGGCGCTGACCGCGCTGGGCATGTCGGCCGCCCGCGCCGAGGACGCCGGTCTGGCCTCCGGGCTGTTCAACACCACCCAGCAGCTCGGCATGGCGCTCGGTGTCGCGGTGCTGTCCACCCTGGCCGCCGCCCGCACCGCCGACCGGGTCGCGCACGGCGACGACCGGGCCACCGCGCTGACCAGCGGCTTCCACCTCGCGTTCGCGGTCGGCGCCGGGCTCGTCGTGGTCGCCGTCGTCCTCGCGTACGCGCTGCCGCGCCCTCGGGTGACGGCGGGCGCAGCCCCGGCGGAGAACGCCGACGCGCTCGCCGCCTGA
- a CDS encoding dihydrofolate reductase family protein, with protein MKSPDIGVGLRKLVYFVASTLDGFIAAPDGSFDFLPLEPDVAPYLVSEWPQTLPTFAHAQLGVDSPPAGRFDTVLMGRATYEPGLTLGFPSPYDHLTQYVFSRSLAPADHPDVRIVAGDPVPFVRELKARPGADIWLCGGGQLAGQLLDEVDELVVKLNPVVVGSGIPLVDRGFSPSRFTLTATHPFDSGVVVLRYTR; from the coding sequence GTGAAATCCCCGGACATCGGAGTCGGTTTGCGTAAGCTCGTGTACTTCGTCGCCAGCACCCTCGACGGCTTCATCGCCGCCCCCGACGGGTCCTTCGACTTCCTTCCGCTGGAGCCCGACGTCGCTCCCTACCTGGTCTCCGAGTGGCCGCAGACGCTGCCCACGTTCGCCCACGCCCAGCTCGGCGTGGACTCGCCGCCCGCCGGCCGCTTCGACACCGTCCTGATGGGACGCGCGACCTACGAGCCGGGCCTGACGCTCGGCTTCCCCAGCCCCTACGACCACCTGACGCAGTACGTCTTCAGCCGCTCCCTCGCCCCGGCCGACCATCCGGACGTGCGGATCGTCGCCGGTGACCCGGTGCCGTTCGTCCGCGAGCTGAAGGCGCGGCCCGGGGCCGACATCTGGCTCTGCGGCGGCGGCCAGCTCGCCGGCCAACTCCTGGACGAGGTAGACGAGCTGGTGGTCAAGCTGAACCCGGTCGTCGTCGGCAGCGGCATCCCGCTGGTGGACCGGGGCTTCTCGCCGAGCCGGTTCACGCTCACCGCCACGCACCCCTTCGACAGCGGCGTGGTGGTGCTGCGCTACACGCGGTAA
- a CDS encoding TetR/AcrR family transcriptional regulator, which translates to MARNPQRRTQLADAGLTVLAAAGARGLTHRAVDAQAGVPTGTTSNYFPSRAALLAGLAERIFDRIAPDPAVLADLGRREPSLALMTDYLRDIVARTTREPDLTRALIELRLEAARRPELRAALGGVLRRGYADDVAFHVAAGLPGGAYEIALLHYAVDGLLLDLLTTSIDAGFDPDQVVSTLVSRLVGAAPD; encoded by the coding sequence GTGGCCAGGAACCCGCAACGCCGTACCCAGCTCGCCGACGCCGGCCTGACGGTCCTCGCCGCCGCCGGCGCGCGCGGACTGACCCACCGGGCGGTCGACGCCCAGGCGGGCGTGCCGACCGGCACGACCTCCAACTACTTCCCGTCCCGGGCGGCGCTGCTCGCCGGCCTGGCCGAACGGATCTTCGACCGGATCGCGCCCGACCCGGCGGTGCTGGCCGACCTGGGGCGCCGGGAGCCGTCGCTCGCGCTGATGACCGACTACCTGCGCGACATCGTCGCGCGCACCACCCGCGAGCCCGACCTCACCCGGGCCCTGATCGAACTGCGGCTGGAGGCGGCCCGCCGGCCCGAGCTGCGGGCCGCGCTCGGCGGCGTGCTCCGCCGGGGGTACGCCGACGACGTCGCCTTCCACGTCGCCGCCGGCCTGCCCGGCGGGGCGTACGAGATCGCGCTGCTGCACTACGCCGTCGACGGGCTCCTGCTCGACCTGCTCACCACCTCGATCGACGCCGGATTCGACCCCGACCAGGTGGTCTCCACCCTCGTCTCCCGTCTGGTGGGAGCCGCCCCCGACTGA